The following coding sequences are from one Humulus lupulus chromosome X, drHumLupu1.1, whole genome shotgun sequence window:
- the LOC133805656 gene encoding uncharacterized protein LOC133805656 yields MADQVNNNNVKANNNNAHVNAPVNRTLRDYFRLVMNDIYSSIQRQQVNAKNFELESALVNMVQQNQYSGLAHEVPNIHLATFLEICDTIKINGVMADTIRLKLFSFSLRDRARPWFQSIPPINVNTWEDMAQKFLTKFFPPSITSQLRAEITKFRQMESGQLYEAWDRFKEMLKKFPQLGIEDWFQVQLFYNGLNGPTISHIDVASGGTSLSKTPTKALIIFEDMAINSCQWKSERLTVKKAVGVFEVDQIMSLVAQMSALTNQIKGLTENKVAASQEIVNVTQASSSNGLVDEKYQYVNQNYNFRPNNNLPTYYHSGLLNHETNFYANNRNVLQPPQDPTKQIGEKPSQSLEDLLKTYIMEARST; encoded by the coding sequence ATGGCAGACCAAGTTAACAATAACAATGTGAAAGCCAACAATAATAATGCTCATGTGAATGCACCAGTGAACCGAACCTTGAGAGATTATTTTAGGCTGGTCATGAATGACATTTATTCGAGCATTCAAAGGCAACAAGTGAATGCCAAGAATTTTGAGCTTGAGTCGGCCTTGGTCAACATGGTGCAGCAAAATCAATATTCTGGTCTAGCTCATGAAGTCCCCAATATTCACTTGGCAACTTTCTTGGAGATTTGTGACACAATCAAGATCAATGGGGTCATGGCAGATACTATTCGGTTGAAGCTCTTTTCATTTTCATTGAGGGACAGAGCCCGGCCTTGGTTTCAATCTATACCCCCAATAAATGTAAATACTTGGGAGGATATGGCACAGAAATTCCTCACTAAATTTTTCCCGCCATCTATAACTTCACAATTAAGGGCTGAGATCACTAAATTTAGGCAGATGGAATCCGGGCAATTATATGAGGCATGGGATAGATTTAAGGAGATGCTAAAAAAATTTCCTCAACTTGGCATAGAGGATTGGTTTCAAGTTCAATTATTCTATAATGGGCTCAATGGTCCAACAATATCACATATTGATGTCGCATCAGGTGGAACAAGTTTATCAAAGACACCGACAAAGGCATTAATTATATTTGAGGATATGGCCATAAATAGTTGTCAATGGAAGAGTGAGAGATTAACGGTGAAAAAGGCAGTTGGGGTTTTTGAAGTAGATCAAATAATGTCACTGGTGGCGCAAATGTCTGCTTTGACTAATCAGATTAAGGGTCTCACTGAAAATAAAGTAGCGGCAAGTCAAGAAATAGTGAATGTGACACAAGCTTCAAGTTCGAATGGGTTGGTGGATGAAAAATATCAATATGTCAATCAAAACTACAACTTTAGGCCCAACAACAACTTGCCCACTTATTACCATTCTGGCCTCCTAAATCATGAAACAAATTTCTATGCCAACAACAGGAACGTTCTTCAACCACCCCAAGACCCAACTAAACAAATAGGGGAAAAGCCTTCACAGTCACTTGAAGATTTACTGAAGACTTACATAATGGAGGCTAGATCAACATGA